The genomic segment ACTGCTCAACAACAGCAATGTCTTCCATATTTTCAGCAATTGTTTGAAGCAAGCCTCTGCCAAGCTGTGCCAGGGTAATTTCACGCCCCCTGAACATTACAGTAACTTTTACCTTATCCTTTTTTTCAAGAAACTTGCGGATACGAGTCATTTTAACCTCAAGGTCATGGTCATCTGTTTTAGGACGTACTTTGATCTCTTTGACCTGAAAAGTACTCTGCTTCTTTTTTGCTTCCTGCTGCTTCTTTGTTTGTTCGTATTTATAGCGCCCATAATCCATTATTTTACAAACAGGCGGGCTTGCATTAGGAGAAATCTCTACTAAATCAAGCCCAAAATCACCTGCTGCTGCAAGGGCTTTATGCGTAGGTACAACACCAATCTGATTGCCGTCAGGGTCAATAACTCTTACTTCCCTTGCCCTGATTTGACGATTTATATTGATCCTGTCTGATTCTTTTGGCCTAGCTATCCTACACCTCCCATATAAATTTACAATATTTTAAGTAACTTGGTTATTGTGTTATTAGCATTATCAACATATCTATACTTCCAAGCAATAATAGCCGTATATAATTTTTATAGTGCCATATATAATAACATAAAGAAATGCAAGAAAAAAAAACAATTTCCGTTTTTTTACTTATTTTAGCAGCCTTTAATAATTGACACCTAATCCTTATTCTTTTATACTCTTTTAATTTAAATTATTATAAATTTTTTCTATTTAACATGATTAATATACAAAAAAACGGGCTTTCATTTTTTCAATTTCCAAATCTTGCAGAATATCCTGGTATTTGTCATGGTATTTTCACAAGAAAAGGAGGTGTAAGTTCCCAGCCTTATGACAGTCTCAATACAAGCCTTAATTCCGGTGATTTGGAAACAAATGTCATAAAAAACCGGTCTCTTATTTTACAATGCCTGGAAATAGATAATTTGTTTTTTATAAACCAGGTACATGGCACTGATATAGTGGTATTAAATAAGAAAGACTGTCAGCCCCCTGATTATCCTGTAACAGGTGATGCTGTTATTTCCAATATTCCAGGAAAAAATATTGTAATCCAGACAGCAGACTGCCAGGCAGTTCTTCTTTATGATGCCCATAAACAGACAGCAGCAAATATCCATGCCGGATGGCGGGGAAGTATCCAGAATATTATAGGCAAAACAATTCAAAAAATGGAAAAAATATTTAAATGCAATCCTGCCCATATTACTGCCGGCATAGGCCCGGCCCTGGGACTTTGCTGTGCAGAGTTTATCAATTATAAAAAAGAAATTCCTGAAAAATACTGGAAATATAAAAACAATTCAAACCATTTTGATTTTTATGCTGTCAGCAGAGACCAGTTATGCAATGCAGGAGTTTTGCCTGAAAATATTTTTTCAAGCAGTTTTTGTACTAAATGCAGCAGCAGCCTGTTTTTCTCTTTTAGAAAAAACAAAACCACAGGCCGTTTTGCATCAATTATCGGTATTAAATAATTTTTGCTATTATAATATGACAATACAGGACAAAGATACTCATAAAACCCTATATCCAGACAAATTCTTGATTTCATTAAAAAAAGGATATGACAGATTCCTTAAAATCCGTGGAAATCCCAGGGAAATTGCACTGGGATTTGCTCTTGGGCTTTTTATAGGAATGTCTCCTTACATGGGTCTCCATATGGCTATTGCAGTATTTTTTGCTGCTGTTTTTAAATGGAATAAATTTGCTGCTGCAACAGGGGTATGGATCAGCAACCCCCTGACAGCCCCGGTACTTTACAGCATTACATATTACACAGGCTCAAAATTCCTGGCTGTTGAAAAAGAATATCATCTGCCAAAAGAATTAAACCTGGATATGCTTATCAATACATTAAAAAATGCTCCAGAGATTTTCTGGATACTTACTGTGGGAGGAATTATCCTGGGAATCCCCCTTGCAATAGCAGGGTATTATCTTTCTTTTTCAGCTATCTTAAAATATCGGGAACGAATAAAAACAGCACTGGCTAAGGAAAAAAGGATACTCACAAAAACAAGGAACAATCTAAAAAGCAAACTTGAAAATAAAAAAAGAAATAAAGCTAAGAAAAAAAAAGTCCAAAATCCTGAATTTAATAAATCTTAACCTGACTGCAGCTTTTTTTTTCAACAGTAAAAAGAATAAATAAAATAACCCCTGTCAGCATTATCCCTGCCCCAAATAAAAAAATCTGTCTTAACTCATAATAATCCATAAGTATCCCTGCAAAAAAAGCCCCTGTCATCATTCCCAGACTGTGCCCCAGGGTTAAAACAGACATTACAGCTCCCATTGACTTCATTTGCACCCCTTTTTGTACTGCAATGGCAGTCAGTGGAGCCATAGAAAGACTCCCGCCCACACCAAATAAAAAACTTGCATAAAACAGATCCTGAAATTTTCCTGACCATTGATATAAAAACATTGAAACTATAATAATAATTCCCCCCATAATTATCATTAACCTTTTATTTCCCCGGTCAGCTATATATCCCACAGGAGTCTGTAGAAGCCCGCTTGTAAAAATCCCTGTCATAACAAGAAACCCTATACAGGAGCCGGACAATGCAAACTCGGAATCTGCATAAATAGGCAAAAATCCCCATATTATACCTATACAGGCTGTATAAACAAACCTGAAAATAAAAATACCGTCTATATATCTGTCTTTGAGCAGGTATAACCATGAAACCGGTTTAATCCTGTAAGCAGTAACCTTTTCAGACCTTGCAGGGGGAAGCAGAAAAAGGCTTAAAAGAAAACCAATAGATGACAAAATCCCCATAGAAATAAAAGCTGCATTCATATTAACATGGTCATTAAGAAGACCGCCGATCATTGGCCCTATACTCAGTCCTATGAATGTGGACATATTAAATAAACCCATTGTAACCCCTTCCTTTTTTTCCGGGGTAATATCTCCTACATATGCCTGGGTTACGGGCATAATCATTGCTGAAGCAATACCTTGAAAAAAGCGTATTGCAATAAGTATTTCCACTGAGCTTGCAAGTATAAAAGAAAAGGAAATAACAGCATAGCAAAGCAGGCCTGTTACTATATAAGGTTTTCGTCCTCTTTTATCCGAACTTCTGCCAAAATAAGGAAGAAAAAATGTTCTTGATAAAGAAAAAGATCCAAATATCAAACCAATATATAAACCACTGCCCCCAAGGGTATGAGCATATACAGGGAGAAGGGGTACAACAATACCAACCCCTGTAACAGCCGTAAATATTGAAAAAAATAAGATAATAAAAATTTTTTTGTTCAGATTATTCATTTATAACCATATTATAATATTATGTTTGAAAGGCTTATAACAGAGTGGTGTCAATTCTTCAAAGGATTTATAAATTATTAAAAAGGTGTTGACGTATGAAGCCATAGGCATTATCAACACCTGGAAATTAAGAACAGCAGGATGTTTATTATCATTTTCTTTATACAAACTTATTAATCTTAAAGAGATTATAAAATGTCAACACAATACACAATTTTGATTATTGGATATATATTTGGATTTTATATGTCCTGGAATATAGGAGCCAATGATGTGGCTAACTCCATGGCATCTGCTGTTGGTGCAAAAGCTATTACCATTCGCCAGGCTGTCTTTATTGCAGGTATTTTAAATGTGCTTGGAGCTACATTTATCGGATCCCATGTAACAGACACTATCAGAAAAGGAATTGTTTCCACAGAAATTTTGTCTGATCCCCATTTAGCTCTTCTTGGTGCCCTGGCTGCCCTTCTTGCTTCTGCTCTCTGGGTCTCATTTGCCACATGGAAATCTCTGCCGGTTTCAACAACTCATTCCATTGTAGGGGCCATGATAGGTTTTGGTATAATGGCAGGAGGATTTTCAGTAATAAACTGGGGTAAACTCGGAGCAGTTGTGTTAAGCTGGATTATCTCCCCTGTTTTCAGCCTTATTATTTCCTTTTGCATGTTTAAGATTATTGTTAAACTGATTCTTGTCAAAAAAGATTCCTTTGCCCGGGCATTGAAACTTTCACCCATATTTGTAGGTATTGCCTTTTTTGTAGTTGTTCTTTCGTTTATTTTTAAAACTCCTCTTGGCAGCACATTGGCAATAGGAACGTCAACTGCTTTAACAATTGCCCTGCTTATTGCATCTTTAATGGGAATTATCGGTTCAGCCATAATCAAAAAAATAATCGGCAAAAACCCGTTAAACGGTGTTGAGGAAATATTCAGACGCATTCAAATCGGAACATCCTGCTATGTTGCCCTTGCCCAGGGTGCAAATGATGTTGCCAATGCAATAGGCCCTCTTGCAGTTATTTATTTTCTTGTTACTACTGGAAGTGTTGGAGCCAAGGTTCCGGTTCCTGTTTTTCTGCTTATGTTTGGAGGTGTCGGCATTGCCTGTGGAATATCTATGGCAGGTCATCGGGTAATGGAAACTTTGGGAACAAAGATAACCACTCTTACCAATACACGGGGTTTTTCCGTTGATTTTGCTGCTGCAACCACGGTTCTGGCAGCCTCAAAAATGGGACTTCCCGTATCCACAACCCATGCTGCTGTTGGCGGAGTTTTAGGCGTGGGACTTGCTCATGGATTTGAAGCTGTAAACTTCAAGATAGTTTTACAGATTATGTTATACTGGGTTCTAACCGTACCTGCTGCGGCAGTAACCAGCATGGTCATATTTAAAATACTTAAATATATTATATAAATAATAAGGAGTGTCATCATGCGTATACCTTTTTTATCACTATTCATTACATCGCCTTTTGATGGCCTTCAGGAACATGCTCTTAAGGTAAAAGAATGTGCTTGGGTCTTTCAACATGCTATTGAGTGTCATATTGTTCATAACTGCCAGTCTTTTGAAGGATTGCGGGCAGAAGTTATAAGAATGGAAAGCGAAGCAGATGCAATCAAAAGACGTATAAGAGGGCATATTCCGTTAGGAACCCTTATGCCTGTTGATAAATTTCAATTATTCAGATACTTGAGAGAACAAGACAGTGTTTTGGATTCACTTGAAGATGCTCTGGACTGGATATCTTATAGAGAAGAACCTGGAATTCCCGAAGCTTTGCAAAAAGATTTTCTGCTGCTAATTGACTCGGTTATTGATCCCATAGAAGAACTCAGTCAAATGGCATCTGAAGCAAGAACATATTTTCAAAATTACTCAGACAAACAAAGAAAGATTGTAAAAGAGATTATAAGAAATATTCGAAAACAGGAACATGAGGCAGATAAAGCAGAGGAACTTGTCAAACGAAAGGTTTTCAACACTGAAAAAGACCCTGTAACAGTATTTCATATGATCCACCTTGCAGAAATCATTGGTTCTATTGCAGATCATGCTGAAAATGCAGGGGATATGATGCGGGCAATGCTGTCTAAATAAAGGAGGATCCTTGAAATCCTTAATTTCTGCAGCATCCTGGATATTAATCTTATATTTTTCTTATTGTACACTTTTGTTCTTTTTGCAGCGCTACATACTCTTTCCCCGTGATTTAATCCAGGTTCCTTTGTCTTCACAAACATCTGTCCAGGGACTGGAAAAACTCTGGATCAATTCAGACCAGGGAAAAACAGAAGCCTGGTTTATTAAGCCAGGACAGTCTGTAAACCAGATACAATCAAATAAACCTGCTCCATTATTAATATTTGCACATGGAAATGCCGAAATTATTGATTTCTGGGTTGATGAGTTTAAAAATGTAACAGACATGGGAATCAATGTTCTGCTTGTGGAATATCCAGGATATGGAAGATCTGACGGGATTCCTTCCCAGACCAGTATTACAGAGGCTTTTATCAGGGTCTATGACATGATTATTTCAAGACCTGATGTTGATCCTGAAAAGATTATTCTTATGGGAAGGTCTTTAGGAGGAGGAGCAGTATGCCAGGTTGCAGCAAACCGGCCCTGTGCTGCTCTTATCCTTATGTCAACTTTTATCAGTACAAAGTCATTTTCAAAAAAATATTTTGTTCCTGATTTTCTTATGCGCGATCCTTTTGATAATCTGGAAGTAATAAAAAATTACCCAAATCCTGTTCTTGTTATTCATGGCAAAAAAGATGAGGTAATACCTTTTGAACATGGTAAAATCCTTGCTGAAACAGCATCAAAAAGCACTAGGATAGAATATATGTGCGGCCATAATGACTGTCCCCCTGACTGGAAAAATTTTTGGCAGGATGTTAAAAATTTTTTAAACAGTGCAGGCATAATTCAATTGTAAAAAATTTCCTCTTATCAGGGTAAATAACTTTTAAGGTTTTCTGGTAAATGAGATTAAAAAAACTAGAAATAACCGGATTTAAATCTTTTTGTGAAAAATCAGGCATTAATTTTCCTCCTGGAATTTCTGCTATTGTAGGGCCTAACGGATGCGGTAAAAGCAATATTGTGGATGCTCTCAGATGGGCTATGGGAGAACAGAGCGTAAAACAGCTCAGGGGAAAATCCATGGAAGATATAATATTTGCAGGAACCAATGGAAAACCTCCTTTGAATATGGCTGAAGTTTCCGTAACAATGGCAAATGATAACGGCACATCCCCGGCAGAACTCAGAGATTTTACTGAAATCATGCTTACCAGGCGGCTGTATAGATCTGGAGAAAGCGCCTATTTTATCAACAAACAGCCGTGCAGATTAAAAGACATTCACAATATTTTCTTAGGAAGCGGTATGGGAGCAAAATCCTATGCAGTTATTCAACAGGGAAATATTGGTGCAATAACAGATGCCGGGCCCGAGGAACGCCGGTTTTTTATAGAAGAAGCAGCAGGTATAACACGATATAAAAACAGGAAAAAAGAAACTCTTGCCAAACTGGATTCTACAAACCAGAATCTTTTGCGCCTTATGGATATAATAAAAGAGGTCGAGCGCCAGATGAACAGCCTGAAACGCCAGGCTAAAAAAGCTGAACATTATAAAAATTACAAAGCTCGAATTAAAACCCTTGATATAAAAATATCCCTTGAACAATATGAGGAATGCAGCCAGAAAATTCAGGAAAACAACTATATTTTAAAAGAGCTTAAAGACAAAGATATTGAACATGTCTCAGGATTAAAAAAACTGGATGCAACAGTTGAAGAAATCCGTGTCAGGCAGATACAAAAAGACCAAAAGATATCAACTTATAAATCAGATAAATTTGAACTGCAGCGGAAAATAGATAGAATAGAAAATGAACTCAGCCATCTTAAAAAAGAAGCAAAACGGCTTGAAACCGAATCCCTTACACTTCAGGAAGGCTGTGATACACTCCAGGCACGAACCCAGGAAATTCAAACAGAAATAATTGAGATTGAAAACAGGATTAAAAGCCTGAATATAGAAACAGGGCTGTTGCAGGCAGAATTAAGTAAAGAACAAGAAGATTCCCAGTCTGCAAGAGATAAACTAGCCAGCCTCAACCGTGAACTCAAAGATGCTGAAAATCAGCTTATGGAACTAGCTGCACTTGAATCAAAATATCAAAACATCAAACAAAATGTATCCAATAACAAGGATAATCTTAAAAGAAGGCTTAAACAAATTGATGAAGAAGTGCTTTTGGCAGGAAAAAATTTAACAATTCTTCAGAAAAAAGAAAAAGAATCTGCAGAAGAACTTGAATTATGCAGACAGGAACTTCAAGATTCAGCTCAAAATATCAATATAACCAGAAAACAATTAAGTGAAAACAACCAGGTACTTGGACAACAGGTAAAAACTGTCCAGGCCATTGAATATAACAAAAATAAATCCAGGTCACAATATTCAGCATTAAAAAAAATGGAAGATAATTTTGACTGGTATAAAGACGGCGTTAAAGCTGTTATGAAAAAAGAACAGGAAAACGGACGTATCATGGGATTAATTGCTGATATTATTGAACCAGTACCTTCATATGAATCAGCAGTTGAAGCAATACTTGGAGAAGCTTTACAATATATTCTTGTGAAAGATATAAAAACAGGAGCAGAGAACATTGAGTATCTGCAAACCCAAAACACAGGAAGAAGCGGTTTTATCCCCCTATCATCTTTTAATTCTATAAAACCAGATATTAAATCAAATATACCAAACCCCCTGTTAGACCATATTATAATAAAACCCGGTTTTGAAAATATTGGCAACATTCTTTTAAGCCATGTATCTGTTGTTGAAAACATGGAAGATGCCCTGGAAATTCATAATCAAAATAAAACCCTTACCCTGGTGACTAAAAACGGGGATATAATTTCACGCAGGGGAATAATGATCGGGGGAAGCCAGGACAAACTTTCAGGAATTATGCTGAAAAAACAGGAATTAAAAAAACTAGAAAAATTCCTTTTACAAATAGACCAAGAATTGGAAGCAGCAAAACAGGACCAAGAAAAACTGGAAGAACAGGCCGGGAAACTGGAATATGAACTTCAAAAAAATATTGAAGAAAAAAATCAGGCAGCACAGGACGAACTGGAAGCCCAGAAAACACTTTATAAAATCACAGAAACGATTAAACATGCAGCCCAAAATCTGGATGTTCTAACTATGGAACAGGAACAGCTTGCCAGTCAGGCAGATGACATGGATGAAGAAATGAAAAAATATAATGCTGCCTTTTTAAAAGTATGTGATAAAATCAAAACTGTCCAGAACAAAAAAGCATTAACAGAAAACCAGATCAGCACATTTTCAAAGGAGATTGAATCATTTGACAGGCAGGTTGTAAATTTAAAATTAAAACAAAGAACTCTGGATGCAGAACTGGAAAATAATACCAGTACCATGAAACGGCTCAAGGATTTCCAGGAAGACAGCCTAAAACGCCTAAAACAGCTTTCCGCAGATATTAAACAAAAAAAAGAAAAAAAAGAATCTGCAGTCAATACCATATCTGAACATGAACAAAGCCTTGTGCTGATGTACGAACAAATTCAGGAAATTGAAAATATCCTGGAAACTCAGGAAGCTGATTATGCTGAAATAAAATTATTGCTCAAACAAAACGACCAGTCCAGGTCTCTGATACAAAATAAGAGAGAAGATATATTGCAGAAAATAAGACTGATTGAGATTGAACAATCCAAAAATAAAATAAAACAGGATAATATATCTGAACAAATAGAAGAAAAATATCACCGGCCTGTTTCAGCTTTTTATTTAGAGTTTAACAGCAAAACCAATAATCCTGAAGAGACCCAGGCACAGATGAAAGAAGAACTGGCAGAACTCAGGCAAAAACTTGAAAAAATGGGTGATGTTAATATGGGAGCTATTGCTGAATATGAACAGCATAAAGAAAGATTTGATTTTCTTGAGACCCAAAGAACAGACCTGGTAAAAGCAATGGAGGATCTTCATAAGGTAATTAATAAAATCAATAATATATCCCAGGAACGTTTTCTTGCCACCTTTGACCTGGTAAATCAAAAACTTGCACAAGTCTTTCCCAGGCTTTTTAATGGAGGCACTGCCAGCCTTGTACTTACTGAACCAAACAACCCTTTGGAATCAGGCGTAGAATTTATGGTGCATCCTCCTGGAAAAAAACTGACCCGGCTCACACTTCTCTCAGGAGGTGAAAAAGCCCTGTCTGCCATAGCTTTTGTTTTTTCAATATTTCTTATCAAACCAGCTTCATTTTGTATTCTGGATGAAATTGATGCTCCTCTTGATGAAGCTAATGTATATCGTTTTAATGAATTATTAAAAATTATTGGTGAAAAATCCCAGATAATCATGATTACACATAAGAAAAAAAGCATGGAATTTGCTGATACGCTTTTTGGAATAACCATGGAACAAAAAGGAATCTCAAAAATTGTTTCTGTTAATTTAGAAGGCATTGATAATTATCAACAAAATTAATAAAATATAAAGAAGGAGTTGTAAATTATGGGTTTATTTAGCAGCCTGAAAAAAGGATTGTCAAAAACACGCGAGGTTTTAACAACTGATATTGATGATCTTTTCCGTGGAAAAAGGAAAATAGATGACGATCTTCTTGAAGAAATTGAAGAACTGCTTATAACTTCAGACATGGGAGTCCAGACCAGTATTGATCTTATGGACAAGATAAAAAAGCAGTCATCAAAAATTTCCAATGCTCACGATCTTAAAAATATTATAAAATCTGAAATATACAATTTAATGAATACAGACCAGTATATAAATGAACCTCCTTTATCAAAACCCCATGTTATTATGGTAGTTGGTGTAAATGGAGTTGGAAAAACCACAACTATTGGTAAACTGGCTGCAAAACTTAAAAATGATAATAAAAAAGTACTAATTGCTGCAGCTGACACCTTCAGGGCTGCAGCTGTTGAGCAGATTTCATTATGGAGTCAAAAAGCAGGAGCTGATATTGTTAAGCACAGGGAAAATGCTGACCCTGCAGCAGTGGCTTATGATGGTATTGAAGCAGCAATTGCAAGGGGAAAAGATTATGTAATAATTGATACAGCAGGCAGGCTGCACACTAAAGTCAATCTTATGGAAGAATTAAAAAAGATTAAACGTGCTATGGGAAAAGCAATGGCAGATGCACCCCATGAAATTCTTCTAGTTCTTGATGCAACCACAGGCCAGAATGCCTTATCCCAGGCCAGGCTTTTTCATGAAGCAATAGGAATTACAGGCATAGCTTTGACAAAACTGGATGGAACCGCAAAAGGCGGTGTTGTTATAAGTATCTGTAATACTTTTGAAATTCCATTAAAATACATAGGTGTAGGTGAAAAAATTGATGATTTGCAGATATTTGATCCTAAAAAATTTATAGATGCCCTCTTTGCTTGATATTCATATATTTAATACAAAATAATTTTGTCATTGCACATTTAAAAGAGCTTAAGAATATTTTTTTTAAAAAAAGTCTTGATAAATACGGAATTATGTTGACTTTCAAAATAAGCTACTATACTACCATTAAAAATACGGTATTACTAATAAACTCAATAAAAAAAGGGGGTAAAGTGTTATGACAAAATCTGAGTTAGTAGACAAGATAGCAGAAGATGCAGGTATTAAAAAACCAGAGGCTGCCAAGGCCTTGGATTCATTTATGAACAATGTTATCCAGGCTTTGAAGAAAAAAGATGGAAAAGTAACCCTGGTAGGTTTTGGAACCTTTTCAAAAGTTCGCCGTAAAGCCAGAAAAGGACGCAATCCTCAGACAGGGGAAGAAATTAAGATTAAGGCATGTAATGTTGTGAAATTCAGGCCTGGCAAGAAACTGAAAGACAATATATAAGAAATTTTCCCAAAAATAGTTTTACCCTAAAGCATTTCCCCCCTTTTTTACCCGCTCGCAAGGGGGGAAATATTATTTAAGACAAAAGATAATTCTCTGCCACCGTCCTGTCTTCAAGAGCATCCAGAATTTCATCAATAACATCCTCACTTTCAACAGGCCCGTACCAATGACCTCCAGGATAAATAACCATAACCGGACCATAATCACATGCTTTCATACAGCCTGTACTTGTAACCTGGGCATCCAGTCCCCTGTCTAAAATTTCATTTTCAATATAGGGCAGAAACTCCGTGGAATTTTTTTTATGGCATGAGCCTTTTGCTTCTCCTCCTGCCCTGAAACTTGCACATACAAAGATATGATGCTGAGGTTTATCCATTTTTTTCTCCTTTTATAATTTATAATTCATATTAATCAACCGCATCCAGCCCCGCTTCCTGTACAGCCCAGACCGCATGCAGTCATGTTTCGTTTGATAAGATGTTTCAAGCTCTGGCCTTCAAAAACCGCCTGAACAGCTTCATCAATAACCCCTTCAATCTCCATTATATTTATGCCTGTTGTACTTAATGCTTTTTTCGGACTTTCCCCGATCCCGCTTACAAGAAGTGTTCCGCAGTCTGCAAGGGTTTCGCCAAGTTGAGTCCAGCGCAGAAAACCGGTTCCTCTTTCAGGCGTTTTTCTGGCTTCAAGCAGGCTTATAATTCCGTCTTTTTTTCCATAGATAAGCAGTTTTGAAGCCTCCCCAAGATGCTGATTCACTAAAACCCCTTCCATGCTTGCTACTGCAACATTAGGCCGGTCCCTGTTATATTTTTTCTCAGGCCTGGACTCGGCAAGCTGCTCGCATTCCTGTAATCTCTTCATAAGCAAAAGATCGGGAATATCACCTAAAAGGCCTGCTGCATCTGCCCTGCACCTGGTGCAGTGAGTCATCTGGCTTATATATGCTCCGGCTTTTTTGCGTATTTCCTTG from the Desulfonema limicola genome contains:
- the smc gene encoding chromosome segregation protein SMC, which codes for MRLKKLEITGFKSFCEKSGINFPPGISAIVGPNGCGKSNIVDALRWAMGEQSVKQLRGKSMEDIIFAGTNGKPPLNMAEVSVTMANDNGTSPAELRDFTEIMLTRRLYRSGESAYFINKQPCRLKDIHNIFLGSGMGAKSYAVIQQGNIGAITDAGPEERRFFIEEAAGITRYKNRKKETLAKLDSTNQNLLRLMDIIKEVERQMNSLKRQAKKAEHYKNYKARIKTLDIKISLEQYEECSQKIQENNYILKELKDKDIEHVSGLKKLDATVEEIRVRQIQKDQKISTYKSDKFELQRKIDRIENELSHLKKEAKRLETESLTLQEGCDTLQARTQEIQTEIIEIENRIKSLNIETGLLQAELSKEQEDSQSARDKLASLNRELKDAENQLMELAALESKYQNIKQNVSNNKDNLKRRLKQIDEEVLLAGKNLTILQKKEKESAEELELCRQELQDSAQNINITRKQLSENNQVLGQQVKTVQAIEYNKNKSRSQYSALKKMEDNFDWYKDGVKAVMKKEQENGRIMGLIADIIEPVPSYESAVEAILGEALQYILVKDIKTGAENIEYLQTQNTGRSGFIPLSSFNSIKPDIKSNIPNPLLDHIIIKPGFENIGNILLSHVSVVENMEDALEIHNQNKTLTLVTKNGDIISRRGIMIGGSQDKLSGIMLKKQELKKLEKFLLQIDQELEAAKQDQEKLEEQAGKLEYELQKNIEEKNQAAQDELEAQKTLYKITETIKHAAQNLDVLTMEQEQLASQADDMDEEMKKYNAAFLKVCDKIKTVQNKKALTENQISTFSKEIESFDRQVVNLKLKQRTLDAELENNTSTMKRLKDFQEDSLKRLKQLSADIKQKKEKKESAVNTISEHEQSLVLMYEQIQEIENILETQEADYAEIKLLLKQNDQSRSLIQNKREDILQKIRLIEIEQSKNKIKQDNISEQIEEKYHRPVSAFYLEFNSKTNNPEETQAQMKEELAELRQKLEKMGDVNMGAIAEYEQHKERFDFLETQRTDLVKAMEDLHKVINKINNISQERFLATFDLVNQKLAQVFPRLFNGGTASLVLTEPNNPLESGVEFMVHPPGKKLTRLTLLSGGEKALSAIAFVFSIFLIKPASFCILDEIDAPLDEANVYRFNELLKIIGEKSQIIMITHKKKSMEFADTLFGITMEQKGISKIVSVNLEGIDNYQQN
- a CDS encoding TIGR00153 family protein, whose protein sequence is MRIPFLSLFITSPFDGLQEHALKVKECAWVFQHAIECHIVHNCQSFEGLRAEVIRMESEADAIKRRIRGHIPLGTLMPVDKFQLFRYLREQDSVLDSLEDALDWISYREEPGIPEALQKDFLLLIDSVIDPIEELSQMASEARTYFQNYSDKQRKIVKEIIRNIRKQEHEADKAEELVKRKVFNTEKDPVTVFHMIHLAEIIGSIADHAENAGDMMRAMLSK
- a CDS encoding MFS transporter, with translation MNNLNKKIFIILFFSIFTAVTGVGIVVPLLPVYAHTLGGSGLYIGLIFGSFSLSRTFFLPYFGRSSDKRGRKPYIVTGLLCYAVISFSFILASSVEILIAIRFFQGIASAMIMPVTQAYVGDITPEKKEGVTMGLFNMSTFIGLSIGPMIGGLLNDHVNMNAAFISMGILSSIGFLLSLFLLPPARSEKVTAYRIKPVSWLYLLKDRYIDGIFIFRFVYTACIGIIWGFLPIYADSEFALSGSCIGFLVMTGIFTSGLLQTPVGYIADRGNKRLMIIMGGIIIIVSMFLYQWSGKFQDLFYASFLFGVGGSLSMAPLTAIAVQKGVQMKSMGAVMSVLTLGHSLGMMTGAFFAGILMDYYELRQIFLFGAGIMLTGVILFILFTVEKKSCSQVKIY
- the pgeF gene encoding peptidoglycan editing factor PgeF — its product is MINIQKNGLSFFQFPNLAEYPGICHGIFTRKGGVSSQPYDSLNTSLNSGDLETNVIKNRSLILQCLEIDNLFFINQVHGTDIVVLNKKDCQPPDYPVTGDAVISNIPGKNIVIQTADCQAVLLYDAHKQTAANIHAGWRGSIQNIIGKTIQKMEKIFKCNPAHITAGIGPALGLCCAEFINYKKEIPEKYWKYKNNSNHFDFYAVSRDQLCNAGVLPENIFSSSFCTKCSSSLFFSFRKNKTTGRFASIIGIK
- a CDS encoding inorganic phosphate transporter, whose protein sequence is MSTQYTILIIGYIFGFYMSWNIGANDVANSMASAVGAKAITIRQAVFIAGILNVLGATFIGSHVTDTIRKGIVSTEILSDPHLALLGALAALLASALWVSFATWKSLPVSTTHSIVGAMIGFGIMAGGFSVINWGKLGAVVLSWIISPVFSLIISFCMFKIIVKLILVKKDSFARALKLSPIFVGIAFFVVVLSFIFKTPLGSTLAIGTSTALTIALLIASLMGIIGSAIIKKIIGKNPLNGVEEIFRRIQIGTSCYVALAQGANDVANAIGPLAVIYFLVTTGSVGAKVPVPVFLLMFGGVGIACGISMAGHRVMETLGTKITTLTNTRGFSVDFAAATTVLAASKMGLPVSTTHAAVGGVLGVGLAHGFEAVNFKIVLQIMLYWVLTVPAAAVTSMVIFKILKYII
- the infC gene encoding translation initiation factor IF-3; the protein is MVNLYGRCRIARPKESDRININRQIRAREVRVIDPDGNQIGVVPTHKALAAAGDFGLDLVEISPNASPPVCKIMDYGRYKYEQTKKQQEAKKKQSTFQVKEIKVRPKTDDHDLEVKMTRIRKFLEKKDKVKVTVMFRGREITLAQLGRGLLQTIAENMEDIAVVEQYPKFEGRTMVMFLSPK
- a CDS encoding alpha/beta hydrolase, with amino-acid sequence MKSLISAASWILILYFSYCTLLFFLQRYILFPRDLIQVPLSSQTSVQGLEKLWINSDQGKTEAWFIKPGQSVNQIQSNKPAPLLIFAHGNAEIIDFWVDEFKNVTDMGINVLLVEYPGYGRSDGIPSQTSITEAFIRVYDMIISRPDVDPEKIILMGRSLGGGAVCQVAANRPCAALILMSTFISTKSFSKKYFVPDFLMRDPFDNLEVIKNYPNPVLVIHGKKDEVIPFEHGKILAETASKSTRIEYMCGHNDCPPDWKNFWQDVKNFLNSAGIIQL
- a CDS encoding DUF2062 domain-containing protein, whose product is MTIQDKDTHKTLYPDKFLISLKKGYDRFLKIRGNPREIALGFALGLFIGMSPYMGLHMAIAVFFAAVFKWNKFAAATGVWISNPLTAPVLYSITYYTGSKFLAVEKEYHLPKELNLDMLINTLKNAPEIFWILTVGGIILGIPLAIAGYYLSFSAILKYRERIKTALAKEKRILTKTRNNLKSKLENKKRNKAKKKKVQNPEFNKS